Genomic window (Streptomyces sp. NBC_00078):
TTCCAGCACCATCTGGCCAACCAGCTGCATCACGGCCGCCGCCACTTTCTGCTGGACCTCTCGAACGTGCCTTTCATGGACTCCTCGGGCATGAGCATCATCCTGCGCATCTACCAGGAGACCCGCGAGCTTCCCGGGAGCGTCCACATCATCTCCCCCACGCCCGCCGTGCAGCGGATTCTCGACCTCACGGGCGTCAGCATCACGGTGCCGGTGTCGGAAAGCGCCGAGGAGGCACTCGCCCGCATCATCCAGGCCCAGTGACACGGGGCCGCCGGCGCGGTTTCGGAAGCTCGATCGATTTGTTTCCCTTCCCCGGTGCGTTTCGGAACTCCGGCGGGCATGGTTGTGCTCGACGCGTTCGTCTGCATGCCGTGCCCAGCTGGCGGAACGGCTGAGGTAACGGTGGGATCGATGTGGTGCGCACAGAGATCCAGGGCAGTCGAAGGGCGTCGGTTGCAGACCGCCTGGAGCCGCAGAGAGGGATGAACACCGTGACACGACCCAGGATCCTGGTGGTTGGGGCAGGCTTCGCCGGTGTGGGATGCGTCCGCCGGCTGGAGCGGAAACTCGCGCCCGACGAAGCGGACGTCACCCTGGTGACGCCGTTCTCCTATCAGCTCTATCTGCCCCTGCTGCCCCAGGTGGCCTCCGGGGTGCTGACGCCCCAGTCGGTCGCCGTCTCGCTGCGGCGCAGCAAGAAGTACCGCACCCGGATCATTCCGGGCGGCGCCATCGGCGTGGACCTCAAGGCCAAGGTCTGCGTCATCCGCACCATCACCGACCAGATCGTCAACGAGCCGTACGACTACATCGTGCTGGCCCCCGGCAGCATCACCCGTACCTTCGACATCCCGGGGCTCACCGAGCACGCGTACGGCATGAAGACCCTTGCCGAGGCCGCCTACATCCGCGACCACGTCATCTCCCAGCTCGACCTGGCCGACGCGAGCGACGACCCGGCGGAGCGCGCCTCGCGCCTGCAGTTCGTCGTGGTCGGCGGCGGGTACGCCGGCACCGAGACCGCGGCCTGTCTGCAGAAGCTGACGCACAGCGCGGTCAAGCGCTACCCCCGCATCGCCCCCGGATCGATCAAGTGGCATCTCATCGACATCGCCCCGAAGCTGATGCCGGAGCTGGGCGACAAGCTCGGCCGCAGCGCGCAGGAGATCCTGGGACGGCGCGGCATCGACGTGTCGTTGGGCGTCTCCATCGCGAAGGCGGGACCCGAGGAGGTCACCTTCACCGACGGCCGCGTGGTGCCCACCCGCACCCTGATCTGGACCGCGGGTGTCGTCGCCAGCCCGCTCATCGCGACGCTCGGCGCGGAGACGGTGCGGGGCCGGCTCGCGGTGAACGCCGAGATGAACCTGCCGGGCCAGGACGGAGTGTTCGCGCTCGGCGATGCAGCGGCCGTGCCCGACAAGGCCAAGGACGACGGGAGCTCCGTCTGCCCGCCCACTGCCCAGCACGCGATGCGGCAGGGCAAGCACGTCGCCGACAACGTGGTCGCGACCCTGCGCAACCAGCCGCTGGCCCCATACGTCCACAAGGACCTCGGCCTCGTCGTCGACCTCGGCGGCAAGGACGCCGTCTCCAAGCCGCTCGGCATCGAACTGCGCGGTGTACCCGCTCAGGCCGTCGCCCGCGGCTACCACTGGTCCGCTCTGCGCACGAACGTCGCCAAAACGCGCGTACTGACGAACTGGGTCCTCAACGCGCTCGCCGGCGACGACTTCGTCCGTACCGGCTTCCAGGCCCGCAAGGCCGCCAGGCTGAAGGACTTCGAGTTCACCGACGCCTATATGACACCGGAACAGGTGCGGGCCCATGTCGAGGGGACGGGCCGTGTCGAGGGGACGGACCGTAAGGACGCGTGAGGCCGGTGCAGGCCGTCTTGTCGCGCCGTGACATCCTGAGATCCGGATCATGACGTGAAACGGGAGTGAGTACGACGGCGTGAGGGCAGCGGGTGGATCGGTCCGGGGACGGCTGGGCGATCTCGTCGCGGCCGACGATCCCGGGTTGCTGCGGTTGGCCGCGGGCCTGCGGACGGTGGCCGCCATCGCCCTCACGCTGACCGTGCTCTCCCTGCTGGGAGCCGATGTGCGCCTGCTGGTGGCGGGTGCCATCGCGGCCATGGTCTCCACCTTCGCCATCCGGGAGAAGCAGCGTGCCGCGCAGGCCGTCACGCTGGCACTGGGCCTCGCGGTGGCGCTCGCCTCGGTGTCGCTGGCCGCGCTCCTGCACTCCCGGGTCGTGGGCGGTGACCTGTTCTTCGTCGTCCTCATCTTCTGTGCCGTCTACATCCGGCGGTTCGGCGACCGGGGCACCGCGCTCGGGCTGATCGGCTTCCAGGTGTACTTCATGTCCCTGTTCGTCGGCGCGAGCCTGTCGGGGCTGCCGAAGCTGTGGGGCGTGGTCGCCGTCGCGGTGGCGTCCAGCGCCCTGGTGCGCTTCGTGGTCGTACCAGAGACGCCCACGGGGATCCTGGAACGGCTGCGCGACGCCTTCCGCGCCCGGCTGGCGCAGCTCGTGACCGCGCAGCTGGGCCTGCTCGACGCCGGGCCGGACGACATCGACAAAGCGCTCCAGGACGTACGCGACGGCACCGCACGTCTGCACGACACGGCCATGATGATCCAGGGCAGGCTTGAGGAGGGAACCTCCGACGAGGCCGCGGCGCGGCTCGTGCAGCGCCGGATCGCGGACGCCGAGATCGCCGCCGAACGCCTGGGCCTGCTGTTGCTCACCGCCCGCAGCGCCGAGCGGGCGGACACGCTGACCCTGCATCTGCCGGGCGCGCCCGTCCCGCCGGGCGGCCATCGTCCGGTGCCCGACGAGGCGACCGCCACGTTGCACCGCGACCTGGAGGCACTGCGCCTGCTGGTTGTGCGGCCCGTGTCCGTGGGCACCGGGGCCGGCCTGGCCCATCTGCGCAACCGGCTCCTCGGCTACCGCGACGAGGAGAACCTCCCGAAGGCCTCGCCCGCCGTGCAGGACGTGTTCCGCGGCATCGGCGAGGCCGCCCGCGCGGTGCTCGGGCTGCGGATCGCGCTCGGCGGGCCGCAGGACGACTCGGACGACACCCCGTCGACGGCCCGTTCACGCGAGGAGCTGGACGCCGAGGACGCGGTGATCGATGCGGGAGACGAGGCCGCGGAGGAGACGGCGACGGGACTGGACAGGCCCACCACCCGCGCCGCCGTGCAGGTCGCGGTGGGGTCGTCGCTGGCCATCGTGGGCGGTGAGTTCCTCTCCGGCCAGCGCTGGTACTGGGCGGTGCTGACCTGCTGGATCGTGTTCATCAACACCGCCTCGACCGGCGAGATCCTCGTCAAGGGCTACCGGCGGCTGCTGGGCACCGTACTGGGCGTCGTGGCCGGCCTGCTGCTCGCGGGCCTCGTCGGACACCACACCTGGACGGCGTTCGCGCTGGTGCTGCTGTGCGTGTTCGCGATGTTCTACACGGCGCCGCTGTCGTACACGCTGATGTCCTTCTTCGTGACCGCCGCGCTGGGTGTGCTGTACACGCTGCTGCACACCTACAGCCTGTCGGTGCTGGTGCTGCGGGTGGAGGAAACGGCGCTCGGCGCGGCCTGCGGGATCATCGCGGCGGCGTTCGTCCTGCCGGTGCACACGGACCGCCGTACCAACGACCTCCTCGTCACCGTGCTGGACCGGCTCGCCGACGTCACCGACGCCGCGGTCGACCAGCTCAGCGGCGGTGACCCGGCCGAGCTGCTCGACAAGGCGCGCGATCTGGACCAGGCGCTGGCCGACCTGCGCGCCGCCACCCAGCCGCTCACCCACCCGGTCACTCCGATGCGGGCGCGGCGCAACACCGCCCGCTATCTCGTGGCGCTCCTGGAGACCTGCGCGTACCACGCGCGTTCGCTGGCCGCGATGGCCGAGCTGCTGCCCACGCATCCCTCGATCGCGGCGGATCCCCGTCTGCGGCGGGCCGGGCAGCGCATTCTGGGCAACATCGGGGCGATCGCCGCGCGGGTCGCCGACGAGCGGGCCGCCGTCGAGGTCGAGACCGGGGCGAGCATCGCGGCGCTCCTGGAGTCGGAGCTGCCCGGCACCTCGCGATACGGGCGCATCACGGACCGGGTTCTCAGGCATCTGCAGCGCCTCGACGAGGCGGTGGTGGGCCTGGCCCGGCCGCTGGAGGTGCCGGTGGCGGCGCCGAAGCGGTGACCGTCCTTCAGAAGTCGGTGGGCAGGCCACTCACCTCGGCGATGCCGCGCAGTTCCTCGTTCTGCCGGTGCCGGTCCCGGATGTAGTCGGCGATCTCGCCCAGCCGTGCCGGGTCGGAGGCGGTGTCCGCGTCGGTGATCACTCTGACCGGACCCGTTCCTTCGAGGTCGAGTTCGACCACCTCGTTGTCCAGTCTGCCGGTGACCGCGGCGGCGATGACCAGGGCGGCCTCGTCGCGCACCTCCTGGGACAGCCCGTCCCCGTGGTCTCCGTCCAGCGCGAAGTCCAGGCCGGGAAGGCGTTCCTCTTCGATCGCCTCGAGGATCGGTTCGACCACACCGAGGAGCCGGTGGTAGTCCTCCGTGTCCATCCGGGTACGCAGAAGACCGAGGTAGACGTCGACGGGTCGGTGCTCCGGTGGAAACTCGGATTCGTCCATGCCGCCCGTGTTCCCCGTCTGCCGCGCGTCAGACCCTGCGCCAGCGAGCCAGGGTGAACGAGAACAGACCGAACAGGACAAAACCGGCCGCGACGCAGACGAGCAGCGACGGACCGAGCGGGGTGTGGGCGAACGAGCGCAGGGTGTCGTCGAGTCCCTTGGCCCGGTCGGGCCGGTAGTCGACCGCGGCGCGCACCGCGAAGGCGCCGGCGGCGGCGAACACCAGTCCGCGCGCCGTGCCGCCGCCCACGCCGGTGACGTCCACGAGCCGTCGGGACCATCGGGACATCCGGCCGAGCCTGAGTTCGTCGCGGTAATCGCGCCGCAGGGCCCGTGCGGCGATCCACACGCCGCCCACCACCACGCCGGCCCCGGCCGCGCCCACCAGCCACTGCCCGGCAGGCAGGTCCAGGACCCTGGCCGTGACATCGCGGGACTGCTTGTCGCTCGATCCGCCCGCGCCGTCGTGGGGACCGGCCGCGAACCTCAGCACGGAGTAGGCGACGAACACGTAGAAGACGCAGCGGACCGCAGCGAGCAGCCGCTTTCGCGGTGTACGGCCGTCGGGTCCGACCGAGCCGAACAGGGCCTCCGACAGCCGCCACACCGCCATGCCGGCCAGTCCGAGGCCGAGCGCCCACAGCAGGACGGCGCCGAACGGCTGCCCGGCGAGGGTCGCCAGGGCGCCGCCACGGTCCGCCTGCCGGTTGCCGTCACCGAAGGCGATCTGCAGGGCCAGGGCGCCGACCAGCAGATAGATGGCGCCGCGTGCGGCGAGCCCCGCCCGGGCGGCGCCCTCGGTCACCGAACCGCGCGCTGCCCGCTCGGCCCCCAGCCGGCCCGTCCGCGCCATGGCACTCGTGTTCATATGGACCTCCCCGAATCCGAATGCCCCGACGTCGGACGGGCACACCGTCGTGTGTTCATGCCCTGCGGATCCGCTTGCCCCGCATGCGACGGCCCAGGGCGTGCAGGTACTCCAGGGCGTCCAGGACCACCGTGCGGTCGTGCCATGCCAGCCATCGGCCGCCGTCGCCGCCCACCACGTCCAGGACCTTCAGCTGGGCCCTGGTCAGCCCTTGGAGGGTGTGTTCGGTGTGGGCGGAGACCATGCCCACGCGCAGACCCGCCGTGGTCGTGAGCGGCACGCTGTGACAGGCCCTGCTACCGGCCGCGAGGATCGCCGCCCGCGACGGCTCGTCGAAGACCGGGTCGCTCTCCACCTCCCGCACGGTGACCTGGCTGACGTCGCGGGCGGCCTTCGCGCAGGAGGTGCCGGTCGGCCCGACGTAGGCGAAGAAGTCGACGAAGTCCGCGGTCAGACCCGTGTGCTTCTCGATGACCAGACCGCGCTTGGCCCGGTCGGCCACCTGGACGTTTCCCATGTCGGTGCCGACCACCGCCAGCGTCTGGCTCAGTACGGCGCCCAGGACGGCGCCGCGGTTGCCGGCGTCCGGCGGGGGGTCGACCTCGAAGCGCAGCGCGGGCTCCGGGTAGCGGACACGCCGCGGGAACCACAGCTGGTCCCCCGGGTCGGGGCGCGGAACGGTCGCCAGAGCCGCGGACAGGATCCGCATCTTGACGTTGAGGCGCTGCGAGGCCTGCTGCAGGAGTGCGAACGCGCTGTCCGCGTCGGGCAGCTCGTAGCGCTCCTGGAGGATGCCCTGCGCGTGGGATATCTGCGGGTAGGCGCGGGCCTTGGCCCTGAGGTCCCGCACCTGTGCCCGCAGCCGTTCCAGTTCTTCGCGCTCCGGTACGTCGTCCGCCGTCCCGGGCCCTGGCTCTGTCATCCAACTCCGATCTCAGTCGTTTCGGGCGGTGCCTGGGGTGTGGTCGTGGCCGCGAGCAGCCGGTGGGCCGCCTCCAGGGCCCTTCTCACATCCCGTGTGCCGGTCGACACGCAGAGCGTGTACGCCAGGTCCTGCGCCCGCGGACTCATCCGGCCCCCGCTCTGCTCCGCCTCCTCGGCCTGCACGCTCTCGTACTCCTCCACGAGCCGTCTCAGGACGGCGGGATGGGGCATCAGCATCGTTCGTTCACCCCTCGTCCGTTCGGGCCGGTTCATGCGGCGGCCTGCCGTCGGCACCCTTCCGGCCGCCCAGCGCCTCGGCACGCACACGGGCGCAGCTGCGGCTGATGAGGCGGGAGACGTGCATCTGCGAGATGCCGAGCTGGTCGGCGATCCGGCTCTGCGTCATGTCCTCGAAGTAGCGCATGTAGAGGATGGCGCGCTCGCGTTCGGGCAGCCGGCGCAGTCCTTCCTTGGCGGACTCGCGGTCGATCACGACGTCGTACGAGGTGTCGGAGGCACCGAGCGTGTCGGCGAGGCTGTAGCCGTCCTCGTCGCCCGAGAGTTCGGCGTCCAGAGAAAGGGTGCTGAAGCTTTCGAGGGCTTCGATTCCGGCGCTCACCTCGTCTTCGGTGAGTCCGGTGTGCGCGGCGAGGTCGGCCACGGTGGGTTCCGGGGTGCCGGGAGTCTGGGTGAGTTCACGGCGGGCCACCCGGACCTTGTTGCGCAGTTCCTGCACCCGGCGTGGCACCCTCAGGGCCCACATCCGGTCCCGGAAGTGCCGCTTGACCTCACCGGTGATGGTGGGTACCGCGTAGCTTTCGAATGCGCCACGCTCCGGGTCGAAGCGGTCGATCGCCTTGACGAGGCCGAGGGCCGCGACCTGGCGCAGGTCCTCCACGGACTCGCCGCGGTCGCGGAAGCGGCCGGCGATCCGATGGGCCATGGGCAGCCACGCGGCGACGAGTTCGTCGCGGAGCAGGTCCCGCTCGGGGCCGTTCTCCAGCGTGGCGAGACGGGCGAAGTATTCGGCCGTGTCGGGTGCGTCGTCGTGCCGCCGCCCGCTGGCGGCGGTCGGCCGGGTCTGGGTGCCGGAACGGCTTGTCGACGTGTCGATGAGCATGCGGATTCGCTCCTGAACGAGGGTTTCAGGGACATACCGCGGGAGGATCGCCGTCCGGACCGGCCAAAGGGGCCCGGGGGTAGCGATACCGCTCCCGCTGGGGCGCCTCCGGTCCGAAGCACGAACGTCCGTATGCCCTGCCCACGTGCGAACAAACCGCCCCCGCGAAAAAGCGTTCAGTCCAGGGCGACCACGGCGGTGATGCACTTGCCGCCTGCGGGCAGCTCGGACACCTGTACGTCACGGGCCAGGCGGCAGACGATGGGCCAGCCGTGGCCGCCGGGGCGCTGTCGTCGCAGTGGGTCGGCGGGCTGCCTCGACACGGGCAGTCGGTCGCTGCGATCGCACACCGAGACGCGTACGCCCGTGCCGAGGACGTCGACGCTGAAGTCGGTCATGCCGCCCCCGTGCAGGATCGCGTTGGTCGTCAGCTCCGTGGCGACGAGCAGGGCGTCACCCAGGGCCTCCGGATCGCAGCAGGTGTGTGTGAGCCGGCAGCGTTCGGTGACAGCGAGTTCGACGGCCCTTCGCGCCTCGGCGGGTTTGCACGACCTGGAGGGGCGTGTCTGCTGCGCGCCCGCTCGTTCGAGGGCGGATTCGGTCCGGTGCTCCTCGCACATCGCCTGGCTCCCCTGATAGGTGAAGAGCCCGACCTCCGTGTGCGGGGGAGGCGGGCCCGGGCCAGACCTGCGACCGCCGTGCCCGGGCCGATGGCTGACGGCCACGGCTGTTCCCCCGCCCGTCGGGAGCGATTCCGGCTCCCGCTGCGCGAGCACCGCAGGTCCCTTCTCTTCGGCTCACCGGGACGGGCGTCGCCAAACCACCCGGCCGCATGCGGGATCCCGGCCATCGGAGTGAGAAACCTGGGTAGGCGGATGCCATGACCGATGTCGTGGACTCAGACGAACTGCTGCGCCGCATCCAACGTGCGCGGGACTGCGCGCAGCGGGAGGAGCGGGCGTGGCGGACGCGGGGCGAAGGCCTGCGGGCGACCGATCCGGAGGCGGCGCACGAGGCCGCAGTAAGAACTCTGACCTACGAGGCGGTCCTGTGCGTACTGGACGAGATACTGACACCGGGCCGGCACGGCGATCGGACCTGACCCGCCGGGCGGGGAGCCTGCCCGGTGGGCACCGAACCGACCGCCCTGGGTGGCCCGAGAAGGGGCTCCGGAGTGAAACAGGTCACTTGGCCCGTTCTGGGGGCGCGAAATCCCATGCAGATGGTTTACGGTTCATTCATACGTGGTGACGGAGTCGACCGTACCGTCCTCCGACGCCACCGCTTACGGCCCTGGCTGGTCTCCCCCGTCCAGCCAGGGCTTTTTCATGTCTTCGGGGCTCTGTGCGAGAACTGCCGTCCGCCGAGGTGCCCGGGGCGTCCGCAGCGGCTGAAATGGGCGTAGGGAAACCACCGGAACCGATCCTCGGCGAGGAGCCCCGCGTCATGACCAAAGCGATAAAACTGCTGAGCGCTCTTCCCCCGCCCCAGCGCCAGAGCCTGATGGCGCTCGCGCGGGAGGTCTCCTTCCCGGAGGACACCCGGATCTTCGAGGCGGGCGGCAGAGCCGACCGCTTCTGGGTCATCCGCTCGGGCGCCGTCTCGCTCGACCAGCGGGTCAACTCGCTGCAACGGGTGACCGTCGCGAGCCTCGGCGCGGGCGATCTGCTCGGCTGGTCCTGGCTGTTCCCGCCGCACGAGTGGGACTTCGGCGCGGAGGCCTTCAGCCCTGTGCGCGCCTACGAGTTCGAGGCGGCCGCGGTGCTGCGGCTGTGCGAGGAGGACACGCAACTCGGGCTCACGCTCGTGCGCAACGTCGCCGAGATCCTCGCGCACCGGCTGGAGACGACCCGCGGCAAGCTCATGGAGCAGCACGCGATCAGTCGGCGCAGCGCTCTCTAGGGCACCTCCGAGGCACCTCCCGTGCCTGTCGGGCCACCAGGCCGCCTCCGGGCCGGAGTTGGCGTACCGGGGTGTCAGATGCGGTAGCGGCGCAGTGCCGGGACCGCGGCGGCCAGAGCCAGCATCACGGCGACGACGAGGAGGCCGCCGACGACGACCGCCGTGCGCGGGCCGAGGACCGAGCCCGCGGTGCCGTGCAGGACATCGGCCAGTCGCGGTCCGCCGGCGACGACGACCGTGAAGACGCCCTGCATACGGCCGCGCATCTCGTCGGTGGCGGCGGACAGCAGGATCGCCCCGCGGAAGACCATCGAGACCATGTCGGCGACCCCGGCCAGAGCGAGGAACACCGCGGCGAGCCACAGGTTGCCGCTGAGTCCGAAGCCGGTGATCGCGGCGCCCCAGGCGACGACCGCGCCGATCACCATCCAGCCGTGCCGGCGGGCCCGGGAGAAGGTGCCGGAGAACAGTCCGCCCAGCACGGCGCCGATGGGGATCGCCGCGAAGAGCAGTCCCAGCGCGAGCCCTTCGCCGTAGGAACCGAAGGTCTGCGCGGCGAGTTGCGGGAACAGGGCGCGGGGCATGCCGAAGACCATCGCGATGATGTCGGCGAGGAAGGACAGCAGCAGCACCTTGTGCATGGAGATGTAGCGGAATCCCTCCGCGATCTCCCGCACGCCGGCGCGACGCGTCGCGGATCCCGCCAGGGGCGGCAGTGTGGGCAGCTTGTACACCGCCCACACCGTCACGCAGAGCGCGACGGCGTCGATCAGATACAGCTCGGGCAGGCCGATGACGGGTATGAGGGCACCGGCGAGCAGCGGTCCGACGACCTGCCCGGTCTGCATGACGGTGGAGCCGAGGGCGTTGGCGGCGGGCAGCTGTCCCTCCGGCACCAGACGGGCGATGGAGGCGTTGCGCGCGGGGGCGTTCAGGCCCCAGAACGCCTGCTGCACGGCGAGCAGGACCATGAGCGCGACCACGGACTCCAGCCCGGCGAAGGCCTGGAGCCAGAAGAGCAGCGAGGTGACCGCGATACCGCTGTTGGTGATCAGCAGCAGCTTGCGGCGGTCCATGCTGTCGGCGACCGCGCCACCCCACAGCGCGAACACGATCAGCGGGAGCAGACCGGCGAGGCTCGCGGCACCGACCCACGCCGAGGATCCGGTGATGTCGTAGATCTGCTTGGGTACGGCGACCGCGGTGAGCTGGCTGCCGACGGCGGTGACGATCGTGGAGGACCAGAGGCGGCGGTAGGCCGGGATGCGCAGGGGGCGGGTGTCCATGGCCCAGCGGCGCCAGCCGCGCCGGGGTGGGTCGGCCGCGACCGCGTCCGGTGCCTGCGGTTCGGTGCTGCTCTCGCTGGTGTCCACGGGCTTCCTGGTTGCTCGATACATCTTTCGGGTCCGGGGTTCACTATCCCAGCACCGTCCGAGAGTTCGGGACGCGCCTGCTCAGGCCGTGGATCTCAGGCCCGGCGACGAGCAGGGCACCGGGCGTGATCATCGTCGCGACGGCCACTGCGACCCCGCGAGCCCCGACTTCGCGGTCACGGACGTGGCGTGGGAGGCGCCGCGCGCCGGTGGAGGGACTCCAGTTGGGCCGCCGCGTTGTCGAGCAGCATCTCCAGTGCCGTCGGATACGCGCTGTCGGCCATGCGGGCCGCAAGCAGGGGTGCGGCCTCGGCGATGCGCGGGTGGGTCGTGCGGGGCAGGTGGGCGTAGGTCGAGCGCCACATGGTCTCGTCGGCTCGCAGCGCATCACTCGGCAGGGCCAGGGAGGCGGCGTCGAGAGCGGCGAAGGCCAGCGTCTGGTCGATGAAGGCGTGGTAGATGCGGACCGTGTCCGGGAGCGGGAAGCCGGCGGTGCGCAGGATGTCCAGGACGGCCTCGTCGGCGGCCAGTTCATTGGCCCGGCCGGTGACCCGGCTCGTGGTCAGCACCGCCGCCTGCGGGTGGGCGACGTAGGCGGCGTGGATGCGCAGGCCGACGGCGCGCAGATCCGCCCGCCACTCCCCCGTCGGCCGCCAGCCGTCGAGGGCCTCGCCGATGAGCGCGTCACCGATGGCGAGGGTCAGGTCGTCCATGCCGCTGAAGTAGCGGTAGAGGGTGCTCGGGTCGGCGTCCAGGGCCAGACCGAGGCGGCGGGCGGTGAGGCCGGCGCTGCCGTGTTCGCGCAGCATCCGCAGCGCGGTCTCGACGATCAGCCGCTCGGACAGCACGGTGCCGCTCTTCGTGGGCCGGCGCCTGCGCCGCTTCTCCTCGGGCACGACCGGTTTGGGCACGACACGACCTTTCGCCTTATGCCAACGCCATTGACCTTACGTGAACAGGCGGCGTTGTATCTCCGGCAGGGGCCCCTCGTCATCGATTCTCAGGACAGTCGTCGATCTTCAGGACAGTCGTCGATCCTCAGGACAGGGAGATCTGTCATGCGTGTACTGCTCGTGGGCGCCGGCGGGGTCGGCACCGCCGTCACCCGGATCGCCGCCAGGCGTTCGTTCTTCGACGCGATGGTCGTGACCGACTACGACCCGGCGCGGGCCGAGGCCGCGGTTGCTGCCCTCGGCGGTGAGGGGGGCCGCTTCCAGGCCGAGCGCGTCGACGCCGGCGACGAGGAGGCGGTGACGGAGTTGCTGCGCCGGCACGGCTGCGACGTGCTCCTCAACGCCACCGACCCGCGCTTTGTGATGCCGCTGTTCCGAGCCGCGCGCAGGGCCGGCGCCACCTATGTCGACATGGCGATGTCGCTGTCGCACCCGCACGCCGAGCGGCCCTACGAGGTGTGCGGCGTGAAGCTCGGCGACGACCAGTTCGCACAGGCCGAGGAGTGGGAGAAGACGGGCGCGCTGGCTGTCGTCGGCATGGGCGTCGAGCCCGGCATGTCGGACGTGTTCGCGCGGTTCGCCGCCGACGAACTCTTCGACGAGATCGAGGAGATCGGCATCCGTGACGGCGCGAACCTCACCGTCGACGGCTACGACTTCGCCCCGTCCTTCAGTATCTGGACCACCATCGAGGAGTGCCTCAACCCGCCCGTCGTCTACGAGGCCGACCGGGGCTGGTTCACCACCGAGCCGTTCAGCGAGCCCGAGGTGTTCGACTTCCCCGAGGGGATCGGTCCCGTCGAGTGCGTGAACGTGGAGCACGAGGAGGTGCTGCTCGTACCGCGCTGGGTAGAAGCACGCCGGGTCACCTTCAAGTACGGCCTCGGCCGGGAGTTCGTCGAGACGCTGAAGACGCTGCATCTGCTGGGCCTGGACCGCACGGCGCCGGTGACCGTGCCGAGCGCCGCGGGGCCGGTCGCGGTCTCGCCCCGGGACGTCGTCGCCGCCTGCCTGCCCGACCCGGCGACACTGGGCGAGCGGATGCACGGCAAGACCTGCGCGGGCACCTGGGTGCGCGGCACCAAGGACGGGAAGCCGCGCGAGGTGTACCTGTACCACGTGGTCGACAACCAGTGGTCCATGGCGGAGTACGGCAGCCAGGCGGTGGTGTGGCAGACGGCCGTCAATCCGGTCGTCGCCCTCGAACTCCTCGCCACCGGCGCCTGGTCGGGCTCGGGCGTCCTCGGTCCCGAGGCGTTCCCGGCCCGCCCGTTCCTGGAACTGCTGACCGCGTACGGCTCCCCGTGGGGCATGCGCGAGGAATGAACACGGGATCTTCGCGACTTACGTTGTTTCACTCGCGCATCGACAGGTGACCCGGAATCGAGTAAGCCATTCGCGAGGGCACGTACGACTTCGATCGCAGGTGACTTTTGATGGACTACTGGCGAGACCGGGCCACGTGCCGCTACGAGGACCCCGAGCTGTTCTTCCCGATCGGCACCTCAGGCCCCGCGTTGATGCAGACGCAACAGGCCAAGGCGGTGTGCGCACGCTGCCCGGTGCGGGAACAGTGCCTGGAATGGGCGCTGGACCACGGGGAGATCCTGGGTGTGTGGGGCGGCACCGGCGAGACGGAACGGCGCGCCCTGCAGCGCCGGCGGCGCGCCGCGGCCCGCCGGGGCAGCGCCTAGATCCCTGGGCCCCGCGGCGCCGGGACGGCCGGCAGCCGCAGGGTGAACGCGGCGCCGGCGCCCGGTTCGCTCGCCGCGACGGCCGTACCGCAACCTGC
Coding sequences:
- a CDS encoding SigB/SigF/SigG family RNA polymerase sigma factor, coding for MLIDTSTSRSGTQTRPTAASGRRHDDAPDTAEYFARLATLENGPERDLLRDELVAAWLPMAHRIAGRFRDRGESVEDLRQVAALGLVKAIDRFDPERGAFESYAVPTITGEVKRHFRDRMWALRVPRRVQELRNKVRVARRELTQTPGTPEPTVADLAAHTGLTEDEVSAGIEALESFSTLSLDAELSGDEDGYSLADTLGASDTSYDVVIDRESAKEGLRRLPERERAILYMRYFEDMTQSRIADQLGISQMHVSRLISRSCARVRAEALGGRKGADGRPPHEPARTDEG
- a CDS encoding ATP-binding protein, translating into MCEEHRTESALERAGAQQTRPSRSCKPAEARRAVELAVTERCRLTHTCCDPEALGDALLVATELTTNAILHGGGMTDFSVDVLGTGVRVSVCDRSDRLPVSRQPADPLRRQRPGGHGWPIVCRLARDVQVSELPAGGKCITAVVALD
- a CDS encoding cyclic nucleotide-binding domain-containing protein; its protein translation is MTKAIKLLSALPPPQRQSLMALAREVSFPEDTRIFEAGGRADRFWVIRSGAVSLDQRVNSLQRVTVASLGAGDLLGWSWLFPPHEWDFGAEAFSPVRAYEFEAAAVLRLCEEDTQLGLTLVRNVAEILAHRLETTRGKLMEQHAISRRSAL
- a CDS encoding MFS transporter, which produces MDTSESSTEPQAPDAVAADPPRRGWRRWAMDTRPLRIPAYRRLWSSTIVTAVGSQLTAVAVPKQIYDITGSSAWVGAASLAGLLPLIVFALWGGAVADSMDRRKLLLITNSGIAVTSLLFWLQAFAGLESVVALMVLLAVQQAFWGLNAPARNASIARLVPEGQLPAANALGSTVMQTGQVVGPLLAGALIPVIGLPELYLIDAVALCVTVWAVYKLPTLPPLAGSATRRAGVREIAEGFRYISMHKVLLLSFLADIIAMVFGMPRALFPQLAAQTFGSYGEGLALGLLFAAIPIGAVLGGLFSGTFSRARRHGWMVIGAVVAWGAAITGFGLSGNLWLAAVFLALAGVADMVSMVFRGAILLSAATDEMRGRMQGVFTVVVAGGPRLADVLHGTAGSVLGPRTAVVVGGLLVVAVMLALAAAVPALRRYRI
- a CDS encoding TetR/AcrR family transcriptional regulator, whose translation is MPKPVVPEEKRRRRRPTKSGTVLSERLIVETALRMLREHGSAGLTARRLGLALDADPSTLYRYFSGMDDLTLAIGDALIGEALDGWRPTGEWRADLRAVGLRIHAAYVAHPQAAVLTTSRVTGRANELAADEAVLDILRTAGFPLPDTVRIYHAFIDQTLAFAALDAASLALPSDALRADETMWRSTYAHLPRTTHPRIAEAAPLLAARMADSAYPTALEMLLDNAAAQLESLHRRAAPPTPRP
- a CDS encoding saccharopine dehydrogenase family protein, which codes for MRVLLVGAGGVGTAVTRIAARRSFFDAMVVTDYDPARAEAAVAALGGEGGRFQAERVDAGDEEAVTELLRRHGCDVLLNATDPRFVMPLFRAARRAGATYVDMAMSLSHPHAERPYEVCGVKLGDDQFAQAEEWEKTGALAVVGMGVEPGMSDVFARFAADELFDEIEEIGIRDGANLTVDGYDFAPSFSIWTTIEECLNPPVVYEADRGWFTTEPFSEPEVFDFPEGIGPVECVNVEHEEVLLVPRWVEARRVTFKYGLGREFVETLKTLHLLGLDRTAPVTVPSAAGPVAVSPRDVVAACLPDPATLGERMHGKTCAGTWVRGTKDGKPREVYLYHVVDNQWSMAEYGSQAVVWQTAVNPVVALELLATGAWSGSGVLGPEAFPARPFLELLTAYGSPWGMREE
- a CDS encoding WhiB family transcriptional regulator, with the translated sequence MDYWRDRATCRYEDPELFFPIGTSGPALMQTQQAKAVCARCPVREQCLEWALDHGEILGVWGGTGETERRALQRRRRAAARRGSA